One Ranitomeya variabilis isolate aRanVar5 chromosome 5, aRanVar5.hap1, whole genome shotgun sequence DNA window includes the following coding sequences:
- the MYF5 gene encoding myogenic factor 5, protein MELVDSCHFSPSEFFYDSSCIPSPEEEFTDDFEHGMSVYEAHKQAFQESDEEEHVRAPTGHHQAGHCLMWACKACKRKSSTMDRRKAATMRERRRLKKVNQAFETLKRCTTTNPNQRLPKVEILRNAIKYIESLQDLLREQVESYYSLPGQSCSEPNSPLSSCSDGMLECSSPQWSRTNNSFDNTYCSDLSTSFPTNKLTALSSLDCLSNIVDRIASAEQCVLPLQDSSSSSPSNSTDSMPSTPETPDSRPVYHVL, encoded by the exons ATGGAGTTGGTAGACAGTTGCCATTTTTCCCCATCAGAATTCTTCTATGACAGTTCCTGCATCCCTTCTCCCGAGGAGGAATTTACAGATGACTTTGAGCATGGGATGTCTGTCTATGAAGCGCACAAACAAGCCTTCCAGGAATCAGATGAAGAAGAGCATGTAAGAGCACCCACCGGTCATCACCAGGCTGGTCACTGTCTCATGTGGGCTTGCAAAGCCTGCAAAAGAAAGTCCTCTACGATGGACAGAAGAAAGGCAGCAACCATGAGGGAGAGGAGGAGGCTGAAGAAAGTTAACCAAGCATTTGAAACTTTGAAAAGGTGTACCACTACAAACCCCAACCAAAGGCTGCCCAAAGTGGAAATCTTAAGAAATGCAATCAAGTACATAGAGAGCCTCCAAGACTTGCTAAGAGAACAAGTGGAGAGTTATTACAGTCTTCCAGGACAAAGCTGCTCTGAACCTAACAGCCCACTGTCCAGCTGCTCAGATGGCATG TTGGAATGCAGCAGCCCACAGTGGTCCCGAACAAATAACAGTTTTGACAATACCTACTGCTCTGACTTATCAACAT CATTTCCTACAAATAAACTGACCGCACTCTCCAGCCTTGACTGCTTGTCTAATATAGTGGATCGAATCGCCTCCGCTGAGCAATGTGTTCTTCCTCTTCAggactccagctcctcatctccttCCAACAGCACTGATTCTATGCCCAGTACCCCGGAAACCCCAGATTCTCGACCTGTTTACCATGTGCTCTAG